A window from Chrysemys picta bellii isolate R12L10 chromosome 20, ASM1138683v2, whole genome shotgun sequence encodes these proteins:
- the TSTD1 gene encoding thiosulfate:glutathione sulfurtransferase isoform X5 has product MPLSRPVCQLQKLLGQAGRSLGLARVSSTPAPGSMDRGNVISHKDMKVLVDSGKARIIDVRLPGEVANGHIDNSVNIPVTEVEEALKMDPETFKMKYGMDKPRMDDDNLIFHCQMSRRGAQATEIAMTLGYAKARNYAGGYKEWSEKEGK; this is encoded by the exons ATGCCGCTGAGCCGGCCCGTGTGTCAGCTGCAGAAGCTCCTAGGACAGGCGGGCAGGTCCCTGGGGCTGGCACGAGTCAGCAGCACCCCGGCGCCGGGCAGCATGGACAGAG GAAACGTCATTTCCCACAAGGACATGAAAGTGCTGGTCGACAGCGGGAAGGCTCGGATTATCGACGTGCGGTTGCCGGGGGAGGTGGCGAACGGCCATATCGACAACTCGGTCAATATTCCAG TGACAGAAGTCGAGGAAGCCCTGAAGATGGACCCTGAGACTTTTAAGATGAAGTATGGCATGGACAAGCCACGGATGGATGACGACAACTTGATCTTCCACTGTCAGATGAGCAGGAGAGGGGCTCAAGCCACAGAGATCGCCATGACCCTCGGCTATGCCAA GGCCCGTAACTACGCAGGCGGCTACAAGGAATGGTCTGAGAAGGAGGGGAAGTGA